A genomic region of Trichothermofontia sichuanensis B231 contains the following coding sequences:
- a CDS encoding MBL fold metallo-hydrolase: MEIECTPYGTGQAEEGICLLVKMGPYRILLDCGLTDLQVLRDQIPLGLAPDAPPPIDLVLCSHAHPDHARSLLALHEALPQVPLYASEATAQLLALNWLTPTLETVPHFWRALPWRSPLEFQPGLTVELWPAGHLPGAAAILLSYTPLPEHPAFAEQPGRTYRLFYTGDFFLSSTRLVEGLPLEELRGLKPDVLILEGTYGTARHPRRRQQENQLAERIHQALTAGYCILMPVPMLGLGQDLLMLLRSHHLFTGRDLDIWVDGQVALGCDAYLELLPYLPSNVQNFARHQPLFWDDRIRPRVRRLHGGNRQSVGQTPCIVLTDLTIDWQSYQTNPAVSWLVLISEQPDHRPDLAIHPLPISMPPTWAIASYLLADHCDGAGTTQLIHNLRPQHVVFIHGSPAYLADLTNLEELQSRYQLHSPAPGKRVELPIGATFIRPVTTDSAYEGEVVESDATVSVLLPNRIVTDPRWQKFADTGLVAVRWQGDELVLRGLSQRDILNRWDSLPMTECCALCQHYHNQRCGNPVSPLYHFKVSPEGYCPAYTPPRPQSL, from the coding sequence ATGGAAATTGAATGTACACCCTACGGTACGGGTCAAGCAGAAGAGGGGATCTGTCTTTTAGTTAAGATGGGTCCCTACCGAATTCTTTTGGATTGCGGACTAACTGATCTACAGGTCCTCAGGGACCAAATTCCCCTGGGCCTAGCTCCGGATGCCCCCCCCCCGATTGACCTAGTCCTGTGCAGTCACGCCCACCCTGATCATGCCCGATCGCTGCTGGCCCTGCATGAAGCCTTGCCCCAGGTTCCCCTCTACGCCAGCGAAGCCACAGCCCAACTGCTGGCCCTCAATTGGTTAACTCCAACGCTAGAGACAGTTCCACACTTTTGGCGTGCCCTGCCCTGGCGATCGCCGCTCGAATTTCAACCGGGCCTCACGGTCGAACTATGGCCAGCGGGTCACCTTCCCGGTGCCGCTGCCATACTCCTCTCCTATACCCCCCTGCCGGAACACCCAGCCTTTGCCGAGCAGCCGGGGCGTACCTATCGATTGTTCTATACCGGTGATTTTTTCCTCTCCAGCACCCGCCTAGTGGAGGGATTGCCCCTGGAAGAACTGCGTGGCCTCAAACCCGACGTTCTGATCCTCGAAGGCACTTATGGGACGGCCCGCCATCCCCGTCGCCGCCAACAGGAAAACCAATTGGCCGAACGTATCCATCAGGCACTCACGGCGGGCTATTGCATTCTCATGCCTGTCCCCATGTTGGGTCTAGGACAAGACCTGCTCATGCTCCTGCGGAGCCATCACCTCTTTACAGGGCGGGATCTGGATATTTGGGTGGACGGGCAGGTGGCACTCGGCTGTGATGCCTATCTGGAACTGCTGCCCTACCTTCCTAGTAATGTGCAGAACTTTGCCCGCCATCAACCCCTGTTCTGGGACGATCGCATCCGCCCCCGTGTCCGTCGGCTACACGGCGGCAACCGGCAGTCCGTGGGCCAAACCCCCTGCATTGTCTTGACTGATCTGACGATCGACTGGCAAAGCTACCAGACGAATCCGGCGGTGTCCTGGTTAGTGCTGATCTCAGAGCAACCCGATCATCGACCTGACTTAGCTATCCATCCCCTCCCGATAAGTATGCCGCCAACTTGGGCGATCGCCTCCTATTTACTGGCCGATCACTGCGATGGGGCCGGAACTACCCAATTGATTCACAACCTGCGTCCTCAGCATGTCGTCTTTATCCACGGCTCCCCCGCCTACCTAGCCGACCTCACCAACCTGGAAGAACTCCAGAGCCGCTACCAACTGCACTCCCCTGCTCCAGGTAAACGGGTAGAGTTGCCGATCGGCGCAACCTTTATACGCCCTGTGACCACCGACAGTGCTTATGAAGGGGAAGTGGTTGAGTCCGATGCTACCGTGAGTGTACTCCTGCCCAACCGAATTGTGACTGATCCGCGCTGGCAAAAGTTTGCCGACACAGGTCTAGTCGCCGTGCGTTGGCAGGGCGATGAACTGGTCCTCCGGGGCCTTTCACAACGGGACATCCTGAATCGCTGGGATTCCCTACCGATGACCGAGTGCTGTGCCCTTTGCCAGCACTACCATAACCAACGGTGTGGCAATCCGGTATCGCCGCTCTATCATTTTAAGGTTAGCCCAGAAGGCTATTGCCCAGCCTACACCCCCCCCCGCCCTCAATCTCTCTGA
- the purF gene encoding amidophosphoribosyltransferase: MPTAAGLAPQLGDRADKPEEACGVFGVYAPGEDVATLTYFGLYALQHRGQESAGIATFDTLGAGSTRICVHKEMGLVSQVFTDAILKTLPGHLAVGHTRYSTTGSSRIANAQPAIVETRLGALALAHNGNLVNTTDLRTQLEQQQCDLKTTTDSELIALAIAQEVNSGKDWLEGAISAFNQCRGAFSLVIGTPAGLMGSRDPNGIRPLVIGTLSQGELNQAPAYVLASETCALDIIGADYLRDVEPGEMVWITEAGLASFHWVAQPQPKLCIFEMIYFARPDSWMQGESLYSYRLHLGRQLARESSVDADIVIAVPDSGVPAAIGFSQESGIPYAEGLIKNRYVGRTFIQPTQSMREKGIRMKLNPLRDVLQGKRVVLVDDSIVRGTTSRKIVKALREAGATEVHMRISSPPVTHPCFYGIDTDNQDQLIAATRSVAEIAQQIEVDSLAYLSEAGMLKATQDNPEHFCTACFNGRYPVPVPEPLQRSKLILEKIPAMTV; the protein is encoded by the coding sequence ATGCCCACCGCTGCTGGTCTTGCCCCGCAACTGGGGGATCGTGCTGACAAGCCGGAAGAGGCCTGTGGGGTGTTTGGGGTCTATGCCCCTGGGGAGGATGTGGCAACCCTGACCTACTTTGGTCTCTATGCTTTGCAGCATCGGGGGCAGGAATCGGCAGGGATTGCCACCTTTGATACACTCGGCGCTGGTTCGACTCGGATCTGCGTCCACAAGGAGATGGGTCTGGTTTCCCAGGTGTTTACGGACGCGATCCTCAAAACCTTACCGGGACATTTGGCGGTGGGTCATACCCGCTACTCAACGACGGGATCGAGTCGGATTGCTAATGCTCAACCGGCGATCGTGGAAACTCGCCTCGGTGCCCTGGCCCTGGCCCACAACGGCAACCTGGTCAATACCACTGACCTGCGCACCCAACTGGAGCAACAGCAGTGCGACCTGAAAACTACCACTGATTCGGAATTGATTGCCCTCGCGATCGCTCAGGAGGTGAATAGCGGCAAGGATTGGTTGGAGGGGGCGATCAGTGCCTTTAACCAGTGTCGAGGGGCGTTTAGCTTGGTGATCGGAACCCCAGCAGGCTTAATGGGTAGCCGTGATCCCAATGGGATTCGGCCCTTGGTGATTGGCACGTTGAGCCAAGGGGAGCTGAACCAGGCTCCGGCCTATGTGTTGGCGTCGGAAACCTGCGCCCTGGATATCATTGGGGCGGACTACCTGCGGGATGTGGAACCGGGTGAAATGGTGTGGATTACGGAGGCTGGCTTGGCCTCATTCCATTGGGTGGCCCAGCCCCAGCCCAAGCTCTGCATTTTTGAGATGATCTACTTCGCCCGGCCCGATAGCTGGATGCAGGGGGAAAGCCTCTACAGCTATCGGCTGCATTTAGGTCGCCAGTTGGCACGGGAATCAAGCGTGGATGCCGATATCGTCATCGCGGTGCCTGATTCGGGTGTGCCGGCGGCGATCGGCTTTTCCCAGGAGTCCGGAATTCCCTACGCTGAAGGCTTAATCAAAAACCGCTACGTGGGTCGCACGTTTATCCAACCGACCCAATCAATGCGCGAAAAGGGGATTCGCATGAAGCTCAACCCGTTGCGAGATGTTCTCCAGGGGAAACGGGTGGTGTTAGTTGATGATTCGATCGTGCGGGGCACCACCAGTCGCAAAATTGTGAAGGCCCTACGGGAAGCGGGGGCGACGGAGGTTCACATGCGTATCTCATCGCCGCCCGTCACCCATCCCTGTTTCTATGGCATTGATACGGACAACCAGGATCAATTAATTGCGGCGACGCGATCGGTGGCAGAGATTGCGCAACAAATTGAGGTAGATAGTCTGGCCTACTTGTCTGAGGCGGGGATGCTGAAGGCGACCCAGGACAATCCCGAACATTTCTGCACGGCCTGTTTTAATGGCCGTTACCCAGTCCCCGTCCCCGAACCCTTGCAGCGATCGAAGCTCATTCTGGAGAAGATCCCGGCAATGACCGTGTAG
- a CDS encoding class I SAM-dependent methyltransferase — protein MSDAQAVSAAVAHLYNTYPFPPEPLLDEPPPGYNWRWQWLAAYSFCTGRKPATANIRILDAGCGTGVGTEYLAHLNPQAEVVAIDLSAGALAVAQERCQKSGAANVQFHHLSVYDLAQIPGQFDLINCVGVLHHLPDPIRGIQTLASKLAPGGLMHIFVYGELGRWEIRLMQQAIALLQGPDRDDYVAGVELGRQIFASLPETNRIRKREQERWSLENQRDACFADMYLHPQEVDYTIETLFDLIDASGLKFLGFSNPSFWQLDRLLGQAPAAQERAERLPPRQQYRLIELLDPDVAHYEFFLGREPLPHHPWTSDAELLAAVPERHPCMQGWPSQCLFNYDYQVVELTDAEFAFLQACDANTAGATVAQLLTTTPLALSQVRHLQTQQLILLTPSGA, from the coding sequence ATGTCCGATGCTCAAGCGGTGAGCGCTGCTGTTGCCCACCTCTACAACACCTATCCCTTTCCGCCGGAGCCGCTGTTGGATGAACCGCCCCCTGGTTACAACTGGCGGTGGCAGTGGCTGGCTGCCTATAGCTTTTGCACAGGACGCAAACCCGCAACGGCCAACATTCGGATTCTGGATGCGGGCTGCGGTACCGGCGTGGGTACGGAATACCTGGCCCACCTAAATCCCCAGGCGGAAGTGGTGGCGATCGATCTGAGTGCCGGTGCGTTGGCAGTGGCTCAGGAACGCTGTCAAAAATCAGGGGCAGCCAATGTTCAATTCCACCATTTGAGTGTATACGACCTGGCACAAATTCCAGGTCAATTTGATCTCATTAACTGTGTTGGGGTGTTGCACCACCTACCGGACCCCATTCGCGGCATCCAGACCCTAGCCTCCAAGTTAGCACCGGGTGGCTTAATGCATATCTTTGTTTATGGGGAATTAGGGCGTTGGGAAATTCGCCTCATGCAGCAGGCGATCGCCCTGCTACAAGGCCCTGATCGGGATGACTACGTGGCGGGCGTGGAGCTGGGTCGTCAAATTTTTGCCTCGCTACCGGAAACGAATCGCATCCGTAAGCGGGAACAGGAACGTTGGTCCCTAGAAAACCAACGAGATGCGTGCTTTGCCGATATGTACCTCCATCCCCAGGAGGTGGACTACACGATCGAGACCCTATTTGACCTGATCGACGCCTCTGGCCTGAAATTTTTGGGCTTTTCAAACCCCAGTTTTTGGCAACTTGATCGCCTGCTGGGACAAGCGCCAGCGGCACAAGAGCGGGCCGAGCGTCTCCCGCCGCGTCAACAGTATCGGTTAATTGAATTGCTGGATCCTGACGTGGCCCACTACGAGTTTTTCCTCGGTCGCGAACCCTTGCCCCACCATCCCTGGACCAGTGATGCGGAACTACTGGCGGCGGTGCCAGAGCGTCACCCCTGTATGCAAGGTTGGCCCAGCCAGTGCCTATTTAACTATGACTATCAGGTTGTTGAACTGACTGATGCGGAGTTTGCATTCCTACAAGCCTGCGATGCCAATACGGCGGGTGCCACCGTTGCGCAGTTACTCACAACAACCCCGCTGGCTCTCAGTCAGGTTCGCCACCTACAAACCCAGCAATTGATTCTCTTAACACCTTCTGGTGCGTGA
- the argB gene encoding acetylglutamate kinase, with protein sequence MVIESEYIERDEATRVRVLSEALPYIQQFAGRTVVVKYGGAAMKDDTLKEKVIRDIVFMSCVGLRPIVVHGGGPEINSWLGKLGIAPQFKNGLRVTDAATMEVVEMVLVGRVNKEIVAMINQAGGKAVGLCGKDGNLITARHQGQADIGFVGEVSSVDISVLEALVDKGYIPVVSSVAADDTGQAYNINADTVAGEIAAALGAEKLILLTDTAGILRDYHDPSTLINRMDIQEARRLIEAGIVSGGMIPKVTCCVRSLAQGVKAAHIIDGRLPHALLLEIFTDAGIGSMIVASEFMA encoded by the coding sequence ATGGTGATCGAGAGTGAATATATCGAGCGGGATGAAGCTACCCGTGTGCGCGTCCTGAGCGAAGCTCTTCCTTACATTCAGCAGTTTGCCGGACGCACCGTTGTTGTTAAATATGGCGGTGCGGCCATGAAGGACGATACCCTCAAAGAAAAGGTGATCCGTGATATTGTCTTCATGTCCTGCGTGGGGTTACGCCCGATCGTGGTTCATGGAGGGGGACCCGAAATTAACAGTTGGCTAGGCAAACTGGGTATTGCCCCCCAATTTAAGAATGGCCTGCGAGTGACCGATGCAGCCACAATGGAAGTCGTTGAAATGGTCCTGGTTGGGCGGGTCAATAAAGAAATTGTCGCCATGATCAACCAAGCGGGAGGGAAAGCGGTTGGCCTATGTGGCAAAGATGGCAACCTGATCACCGCTCGTCATCAGGGGCAGGCAGATATTGGCTTTGTCGGTGAAGTCAGCAGCGTTGATATTAGTGTGCTAGAGGCCCTAGTGGACAAGGGGTATATCCCAGTGGTGTCGAGTGTCGCTGCCGATGATACCGGGCAGGCGTATAACATCAATGCAGACACCGTGGCCGGGGAAATTGCGGCTGCTCTAGGGGCCGAAAAGCTGATCCTGCTGACCGATACAGCCGGTATTTTGCGCGATTACCATGATCCCTCAACCCTGATCAATCGGATGGATATTCAAGAAGCCCGTCGTCTGATTGAAGCAGGCATTGTCTCAGGAGGCATGATCCCCAAGGTAACCTGCTGCGTCCGATCGCTCGCCCAAGGTGTCAAGGCAGCCCATATTATTGATGGTCGCTTGCCCCACGCCCTGCTGTTGGAAATTTTCACCGACGCCGGGATCGGTTCAATGATCGTTGCCTCGGAATTTATGGCCTAA
- a CDS encoding YciI family protein: MPWFVKIEAGIVDKATFDQFVPAHKQYVQTLIDRGHRAKTGYWGNARGGMLLFEAASMDEAAAIVAQDPLVQNQCVSYELYEWRVVVGDFGGETGSNPRQLRINLGEQI; this comes from the coding sequence ATGCCGTGGTTTGTCAAGATTGAAGCTGGGATTGTGGACAAAGCAACCTTTGATCAATTTGTCCCTGCCCATAAACAGTATGTGCAAACCCTCATCGATCGCGGTCACCGGGCGAAAACGGGGTATTGGGGCAATGCCCGTGGGGGAATGCTCTTATTTGAAGCGGCATCGATGGACGAAGCCGCCGCGATCGTGGCCCAAGATCCCCTTGTCCAGAACCAATGTGTGAGCTATGAACTCTACGAGTGGCGGGTAGTGGTGGGGGATTTCGGCGGCGAAACTGGGAGTAATCCACGTCAGTTACGGATCAACCTAGGGGAGCAAATTTGA
- a CDS encoding PHP domain-containing protein encodes MTTTYFASAPVGQRSLPAQPLRQTLRQVFRQLHAESCPHTYNFHLHSTCSDGQLDPEAIVEQAIMGGLHGLAITDHHSIEGFQRAQQRLMAWSWSHPETPIALEIWSGVEINAGLLDTEVHILGYGFQPNHPALCPYLQGRTATGPAYQAVAVIQAIHRAGGIAVLAHPMRYRRRPEDLIPAAAALGIDGVETYYAYDNPNPWRPSLAQIDRVWRLGERYGLLHTCGTDTHGNSILQRL; translated from the coding sequence CGGCAAACCCTGCGCCAGGTTTTTCGGCAATTGCACGCGGAAAGTTGTCCCCACACCTACAATTTTCATCTGCACAGCACCTGCTCTGATGGCCAACTCGACCCGGAGGCGATCGTGGAGCAGGCGATTATGGGCGGTCTGCATGGGCTGGCGATTACGGATCACCATAGTATTGAGGGATTTCAACGAGCGCAACAGCGGTTGATGGCTTGGTCTTGGTCTCACCCTGAGACACCGATCGCCCTCGAAATTTGGAGTGGGGTAGAAATTAATGCTGGCCTCCTGGATACAGAGGTGCATATTCTGGGCTATGGCTTTCAGCCAAATCACCCAGCCCTGTGTCCCTATCTTCAGGGGCGAACGGCCACGGGACCGGCCTACCAGGCAGTGGCGGTAATTCAGGCGATTCACCGGGCAGGGGGCATTGCAGTCCTGGCGCACCCGATGCGCTACCGTCGCCGTCCAGAGGATTTAATTCCAGCGGCGGCGGCGTTGGGGATTGATGGGGTGGAAACGTACTATGCCTACGATAATCCCAATCCCTGGCGACCGAGTTTGGCCCAGATCGATCGCGTGTGGCGGTTGGGGGAACGCTACGGCCTATTGCACACCTGTGGGACGGATACCCACGGCAATAGCATCCTGCAACGGTTGTAG
- a CDS encoding diguanylate cyclase, producing MDSQGLLKQDQHLLEELLHLRQEIRHLQAEIQDLQIALSTTAEHGDLVEAQLYQTNQQLQAEISVRQKTEAMLHALLDLLSQEKTDLEIIVKTIMEHGDVVDAQWSQKLQEITLLAASDGLTQIPNRRHFDQHLAQQWTQMAREQKPLAVLLCDIDYFKQYNDAYGHLAGDNCLQRVAQTLYHSVRRPFDLVARYGGEEFAAVLPGTRWGGAIKVAQRMRTAVAQLEIPHCASPISAYITVSIGVASLIPSTDLAAIHLVTIADRHLYQAKQQGRDQICPAQRD from the coding sequence TTGGATAGTCAAGGATTGCTCAAGCAAGACCAACACTTATTAGAGGAACTTCTGCACCTGCGTCAGGAGATTCGTCACCTCCAGGCCGAAATCCAGGATTTGCAGATAGCCCTCTCAACAACTGCTGAGCACGGTGATTTAGTTGAAGCTCAACTCTACCAAACTAATCAACAATTACAGGCCGAAATTTCAGTACGTCAGAAAACTGAGGCCATGCTACATGCCCTGTTAGACCTTCTGTCACAGGAGAAAACGGATCTGGAGATCATCGTTAAAACCATCATGGAGCATGGGGATGTGGTAGATGCCCAATGGTCACAAAAGTTACAAGAAATTACCCTCTTGGCTGCTTCTGATGGACTGACCCAAATCCCGAATCGTCGTCATTTTGATCAGCATCTTGCTCAACAGTGGACACAAATGGCGCGGGAGCAAAAACCCCTGGCAGTTTTGCTATGTGATATTGACTATTTCAAACAATACAATGATGCCTATGGACACTTAGCGGGGGATAATTGCCTGCAACGGGTAGCTCAAACTCTGTACCACAGTGTACGCCGTCCCTTTGATTTAGTCGCTCGGTATGGGGGGGAAGAATTTGCTGCCGTTTTGCCGGGAACCAGGTGGGGAGGGGCGATCAAAGTGGCCCAACGGATGCGCACGGCAGTCGCACAACTAGAGATTCCCCACTGTGCGTCCCCAATTTCAGCCTATATTACCGTCAGCATTGGTGTGGCTAGCCTGATCCCCAGCACCGATCTAGCTGCAATCCACCTGGTGACGATCGCCGATCGTCACCTGTACCAGGCCAAACAACAGGGACGCGATCAGATCTGTCCAGCTCAGAGAGATTGA